A window of Campylobacter ureolyticus contains these coding sequences:
- a CDS encoding tetratricopeptide repeat protein, translated as MKKIVLIFVMILSAYGNILNEADKAYAKKEYKTAIKLLQNACDKNMAVGCHNLALMYLNGNGVEINLEKSALFFQKACDKKIVQSCQNLGLLYEKGLGVEQNYFKALEMYKKSCNDKSLVGCENLAYMYENGLGVRQDFKKANEIYTKMCDKNNSKGCYRLYEIYMEAKFIEKDTNKAIEFLKKSCLCGKSDACREMGVIYTEGVFIKQNFVEAKEYFGKACDLEDMKGCESYKLLNESGF; from the coding sequence ATGAAAAAAATAGTTTTGATTTTCGTGATGATTTTATCTGCTTATGGAAATATACTAAATGAAGCTGATAAGGCGTATGCTAAAAAAGAGTATAAAACTGCGATTAAACTTTTGCAAAATGCGTGTGATAAAAATATGGCAGTTGGATGCCATAACTTAGCTTTAATGTATTTAAATGGCAATGGAGTGGAGATAAATTTAGAAAAAAGTGCTTTGTTTTTTCAAAAAGCTTGTGATAAAAAAATAGTCCAAAGTTGCCAAAATTTAGGACTTTTATATGAAAAAGGGCTTGGAGTAGAACAAAACTACTTTAAAGCACTTGAAATGTATAAAAAATCTTGCAATGATAAAAGCTTAGTTGGATGTGAAAATTTGGCTTATATGTATGAAAATGGTCTTGGAGTAAGACAGGACTTTAAAAAAGCTAATGAAATTTATACAAAAATGTGTGATAAAAATAACTCAAAAGGGTGTTATAGGCTATATGAAATTTATATGGAAGCAAAATTTATCGAAAAAGATACTAATAAAGCAATAGAATTTTTAAAAAAATCTTGCCTTTGTGGAAAAAGTGATGCTTGTAGAGAAATGGGCGTGATATATACAGAAGGCGTTTTTATAAAACAAAATTTCGTAGAGGCAAAGGAATATTTTGGAAAAGCGTGTGATTTAGAAGATATGAAAGGTTGTGAAAGTTATAAACTACTAAATGAAAGTGGGTTTTAA
- a CDS encoding hemolysin family protein encodes MLILAFVFVLLNAFFVLSEFAIVKIRKSKLEELSKDGVKNAKMAYEITNSLDSYLSATQLGITISSLALGWIGEPAVAMLIEKPMNSLFAANSTVIHSVSFIISFTFITLLHVVLGELVPKSVAIATPEKSVLFIAKPLHAFWVIFKPFIAVFDFLAGGILKLIGIRPAGENEIAHSEEEIKIIVAESLKGGVLDSIETQIIKNAVDFSDTVAKEIMTPRKQMICLNAQKSYDENYKKVIESKYTRFPYIDGSKDSVLGMIHIRDILQSDKKDFNKIVRKILIVPENSSIASILSMMNKERISAALVIDEYGGTSGLITMEDIIEEVLGDINDEHDESEVKFRSIKDGIYELVGTYEIEDFEEITGVDFDDDVEEITIGGYVFNLIGRLPKVGDKTEDENFIYEVLKMDGNIIQTLKAIKKEKNKDDEE; translated from the coding sequence ATGTTAATTTTAGCTTTTGTATTTGTGCTTTTAAACGCGTTTTTTGTGCTATCTGAGTTTGCTATTGTTAAGATAAGAAAAAGCAAACTTGAAGAGCTTAGCAAAGACGGTGTTAAAAATGCCAAAATGGCTTACGAGATAACAAATTCACTTGATTCTTATCTTAGTGCAACCCAGCTTGGCATTACAATAAGCTCACTTGCACTTGGTTGGATAGGCGAGCCAGCAGTTGCTATGCTTATAGAAAAGCCTATGAATTCTCTTTTTGCGGCAAATTCTACTGTGATTCACTCAGTCTCATTTATCATTTCATTTACTTTTATTACTCTTTTGCATGTTGTCTTAGGAGAGCTTGTTCCAAAGTCAGTAGCTATAGCAACACCTGAAAAATCAGTGCTTTTTATAGCAAAGCCTCTTCATGCTTTTTGGGTGATATTTAAGCCATTTATTGCGGTATTTGACTTTTTAGCCGGGGGAATTTTAAAGCTTATTGGTATAAGGCCAGCTGGAGAAAATGAGATAGCTCACTCAGAAGAAGAGATAAAAATAATCGTTGCAGAAAGTCTAAAAGGTGGAGTTTTAGACTCTATTGAAACACAAATTATTAAAAATGCAGTTGATTTTAGTGATACTGTTGCAAAAGAGATTATGACGCCACGAAAACAGATGATTTGTTTAAATGCTCAAAAAAGCTATGATGAAAACTACAAAAAAGTTATCGAGTCAAAATACACACGATTTCCATACATTGATGGAAGTAAAGATAGCGTTTTAGGGATGATTCATATAAGAGATATTTTACAAAGTGATAAAAAAGATTTCAACAAAATAGTTAGAAAAATTTTAATAGTCCCAGAAAACTCATCAATTGCTTCAATACTATCAATGATGAATAAAGAAAGAATTTCCGCAGCCCTAGTTATAGATGAGTACGGCGGAACATCAGGACTTATCACAATGGAAGATATCATTGAAGAAGTTTTAGGCGATATCAACGATGAGCACGATGAAAGCGAAGTTAAATTTAGATCTATAAAAGATGGAATTTATGAGCTTGTTGGAACTTATGAGATAGAAGATTTTGAAGAAATTACCGGTGTTGATTTTGATGATGATGTAGAAGAGATCACAATTGGTGGATATGTTTTTAACCTAATAGGAAGACTTCCAAAAGTAGGTGATAAAACAGAAGATGAAAATTTCATCTATGAAGTTTTAAAAATGGATGGAAACATCATCCAAACATTAAAAGCAATTAAAAAAGAAAAAAATAAAGATGACGAAGAGTAA